Proteins encoded in a region of the Oncorhynchus keta strain PuntledgeMale-10-30-2019 chromosome 3, Oket_V2, whole genome shotgun sequence genome:
- the rnf40 gene encoding E3 ubiquitin-protein ligase BRE1B, whose translation MSGTGGGKRASGGDSSPGPPEKKCKKEEKTTTTLIEPIRIGGVSSTEEMDMKVIQFKNKKLSERLEQRQTMEDELREKIEKLEKRQATDDTTLLIVNRYWSQLEENVHVLRHRIDPTVVPAPPATPVSTPTPMDADGMMIPPPPPSAPLPVPEHEEKRPPPPDGMEIAREPQQDSTTAPPPTTTLSESTKAFLSTLDNSSEEELSLQLRDRMQFSKEAAACMVCVFDRLHSRINGLCTQFLSSVCDDDSQEEMLRLNRTLLEENGRLQDLASSLQGRHHKMSMEYNELVDKVTSSETKVSEMETAVEDLQWDIEKLRKREQKLNKHLAEALEQLTSGYYTTGSSGGLPGGQITLNIQKFESLNAELEQNQELANNRMADLEKLQQELQEAVRESEKLKLDLKNIPEDVVKETADYKCLQSQFSLLYNESLGVKTQLDEARALLLTAKNAHLRQIEHMESDELSLQKKLRTEVIQLEDTLAQVRKEYEMLRIEFEQNLAANEQAGPINREMRHLISSLQNHNHQLKGDVQRYKRKLRETQMEINKLRCQSGDTGLLSLEEPVSDSLEVKKEEDEDQEEEEERRRELERQRARERERETERERERERERERQRSEELKRKDSDTLKMLRAELKKAQESQKEMKLLLDMYKSAPKEQRDKVQLMAAERKSKAEVDELRVRVRELEERERKESKKLADEDALRKIRVAEETIDHLQKKLTATKQEEEALLSEMDVTGQAFEDMQEQNSRLMQQLREKDDANFKLMSERIKSNQIYKLLREEKEELADQVLTFKTQVEAQLLVVQKLEEKEGILQSSLTNLEKELGVRIQALELNKRKAVEAAQLAEDLKVQLDHTQSKLRKIQVSVSENRNARERELGNLKRAQEDLSRLRRKLEKQKKVEVYTDADEILQEEINQYKAKLRCPCCNTRDKETVLTKCFHVFCYECLKTRYDTRQRKCPKCNCAFGANDFHRIYIT comes from the exons ATGTCTGGCACCGGGGGAGGGAAGCGAGCCTCAGGTGGGGACAGCTCCCCTGGTCCACCTGAGAAGAAGTGTAAAAAAGAGGAAAAGACCACCACCACTCTCATTGAGCCCATACGCATTGGGGGAGTGTCCTCTACG GAGGAGATGGACATGAAGGTGATCCAGTTTAAGAACAAAAAGCTGAGTGAGCGTCTGGAGCAGAGGCAGACCATGGAGGATGAGCTGCGGGAGAAGATCGAGAAGCTGGAAAAGCGACAAGCTACTGACGATACCACACTGCTCATTGTGAATCGCTACTGGTCCCAG TTGGAAGAAAATGTTCACGTCCTGCGCCACCGCATTGACCCCACGGTGGTCCCGGCACCCCCCGCTACTCCTGTTTCTACCCCTACCCCGATGGACGCGGATGGCATGATGATCCCACCACCCCCTCCCTCAGCCCCACTCCCAGTGCCAGAACACGAGGAGAAACGGCCTCCACCACCCGACGGTATGGAGATAGCCCGTGAACCACAGCAGGACTCGACAACCG CCCCGCCGCCCACTACTACCCTCAGTGAGAGTACCAAAGCCTTCCTCTCCACTTTGGACAACAGCAGTGAGGAGGAGCTCAGCCTGCAGCTGCGGGACAGGATGCAGTTCAGCAAGGAGGCCGCTGCCTGCATGGTCTGCGTCTTCGACAGGCTGCACAGCCGCATCAACGGCCTATGCACCCAGTTCCTGTCCTCAG TGTGTGACGATGACAGCCAGGAAGAGATGCTCCGTCTGAATCGTACTCTGCTAGAGGAGAATGGCAGACTGCAAGACCTGGCCTCCTCCCTGCAGGGCAGACACCACAAGATGTCTATGGAG TACAACGAGCTTGTGGATAAGGTGACAAGCTCGGAGACCAAGGTGTCTGAGATGGAGACTGCTGTGGAGGATCTACAGTGGGACATCGAGAAGCTCCGTAAGAGGGAACAGAAGCTCAACAAGCATCTGGCTGAGGCATtggagcag TTGACCTCGGGCTACTACACCACTGGCAGCTCAGGGGGGCTACCCGGTGGCCAGATCACCCTCAATATACAGAAG TTTGAGAGCCTGAATGCAGAGTTGGAGCAGAACCAGGAGCTGGCCAACAACCGCATGGCAGACCTGGAGAAACTACAGCAGGAGCTCCAGGAGGCTGTCAGGGAGAGCGAGAAACTCAAG TTGGACCTGAAAAATATTCCAGAGGATGTGGTGAAAGAGACCGCGGACTACAAGTGCCTTCAGTCCCAATTCTCCCTGCTCTACAATGAGTCTTTGGGGGTGAAGACCCAGCTGGATGAGGCCCGGGCCCTGCTCCTCACCGCAAAGAACGCCCACCTCCGACAGATAGAGCACATGGAG AGTGACGAGCTATCCCTACAGAAGAAGCTCCGCACAGAGGTCATCCAGCTGGAAGACACGCTGGCCCAGGTGCGCAAGGAGTACGAGATGCTGCGCATCGAGTTTGAGCAGAACCTGGCGGCCAACGAGCAAGCAG GCCCAATCAACAGAGAGATGCGCCACCTCATCAGCAGCCTCCAGAACCACAACCACCAGCTGAAAGGTGACGTGCAGCGTTACAAGCGGAAGCTCCGAGAAACACAGATGGAGATCAACAAG TTGCGGTGTCAGAGTGGTGACACCGGGCTTCTGTCGTTGGAGGAGCCGGTGAGCGACAGCCTGGAGGtgaagaaagaggaggatgaagaccaagaggaggaggaggagaggaggagggagctgGAGAGACAGCGggcccgggagagagagagggagactgagagggaacgagagagggagcgagaaagagagcgacagCGCAGCGAGGAGTTGAAGAGGAAAGATTCGGACACCCTGAAGATGCTGAGGGCGGAACTTAA GAAAGCCCAGGAGTCTCAGAAGGAGATGAAACTACTTTTGGACATGTACAAATCAGCTCCCAAAGAGCAGAGGGACAAAGTGCAGCTTATGGCAGCAGAGCGCAAGTCTAAAGCAGAG GTGGATGAGTTGCGGGTGCGTGTtcgagagctggaggagagggagaggaaggagagcaaGAAGCTGGCTGATGAGGACGCTCTCAGGAAGATCCGTGTGGCAGAGGAGACAATCGACCACCTACAGAAGAAGCTCACAGCCACCAAACAA GAGGAGGAGGCCCTACTGAGTGAGATGGACGTGACGGGCCAGGCCTTTGAGGACATGCAGGAGCAGAACAGCCGGCTGATGCAGCAGCTGAGGGAGAAGGACGACGCCAACTTCAAGCTGATGTCGGAACGCATCAAGTCCAACCAGATCTACAAGCTgctgagggaggagaaggaggagctgGCTGACCAGGTGCTCACCTTCAAGACCCAG GTGGAAGCCCAGTTATTGGTTGTACAGAAgttggaggagaaagagggcatCCTCCAGAGCTCACTGACCAATCTGGAGAAAGAGTTAGGAGTTCGCATACAAGCACTAGAACTCAACAAGAGAAAG GCGGTGGAGGCAGCCCAGCTGGCTGAGGACCTTAAGGTGCAGCTGGATCACACCCAGTCCAAGCTGAGGAAGATCCAGGTATCTGTGTCTGAGAACCGCAACGCCAGAGAGCGGGAGTTGGGCAACCTCAAAAGAGCGCAG GAGGACCTGTCCAGGCTACGACGAAAGCTGGAGAAGCAGAAGAAAGTGGAGGTGTACACTGATGCTGATGAGATCCTGCAGGAGGAGATCAACCAGTACAAG GCGAAGCTGCGTTGTCCGTGCTGCAACACCCGCGACAAGGAGACCGTGCTCACCAAGTGTTTCCACGTTTTCTGCTACGAGTGTCTGAAGACGCGCTACGACACCCGACAAAGGAAGTGCCCCAAGTGCAACTGTGCCTTCGGGGCCAACGACTTCCACCGCATCTACATCACCTAA
- the znf646 gene encoding zinc finger protein 646, giving the protein MAMQEPGRTKGFPCKHCGTVCSNMPSLLEHMDSHSQQEEDRKFKCDECGRGYRHAGSLANHKKTHELGSFQCPVCARKLSNPLALKSHLRIHTSQKKHSCMDCGKAFRLATQLATHQKVHLSRQSKRRAGRRAAAEYSPIENRDEIEDNEDLHEQLVFVADQQDTRMDIISDNGLSQGGAEIIPISANYSENLGSDEAGDRPFKCDQCEKSYRHHGSLINHKKSHQVGMFECPICFKQFNNLAALHSHQRTHKSRSGPDTHSTEVTYTGTAQEQFSPSNREAAVHFCHLCQVMFPNDDEFQEHIQMHNSSSMSFGHIQSSSEGYHGTYDHSVTHSPDSNFHSPPLNNTPSMDNQGEQINDVQIYSDHSSNESILNTQQEPSILDSEISADDLGKAEQSSVTENVERRFKCQVCGKSYRHAGSLINHKRSHQTGIYQCSICRKTYPHMAALRSHIRIHRAHPSSFNLSSEGDWLSTEPLTLENQQACFSSQDGDASSMMALAQETKGEHDNGGLFHEQFDSTFPQERTVHLPHDEHLMERHMCADCGETFVDIAGIKSHICPQLQQQQEAMSNDCDSNLTFQDTNGQCSMGNPGDGVTFQGLNGSPGHRYFGEHNFQEVMNGEQLNGGDGEEDDEDDDGELYQCSVCGNRYTSMRALRSHLRGHTQSHDTPTSSGPSSMSSLEAEKEEDPGERQQVDGGLMICSTCGESFAKKQDMLAHQLSHHKAQADDAKHVHMDNSNGARHKEEVDSIICGNCGTFCTSYHHLETHQCTANGQSESSNERTEMGNSVNRKELGPMKEDLDNGDRQYKCDQCGRAYRHAGSLLNHKKSHKTGVFRCMVCQKRFYNLLALKNHQRTHFDVKRHTCNECGKAFKIQKQLLNHLRIHKENKAKIQELNNQIQALMQMNGNGSEGGMHSLNAPANQAATTTRRKRRPTVNLKKPSVGEGALTASQTEVKSEAAGDPRPYSCDQCGRTYRHAGSLVNHKNSHKTGEYYCSVCNNTYSNQLAMKNHLRIHFSVKKHSCQHCGKAFRGKKQLSNHICAHLRKDMPGGVRGSGRRRARNIKCKQCRLTFVSADQLTAHTCGSLANSSEGSDGQTSMSLKKEERPFTCNICNRSYRHAGSLLNHKNTHKSGHFSCTFCSKPFSNPMALRNHTRIHTQKKKHVCLTCGKAFRLASILHNHQKVHTRVASHFSCPDCGKSFQGKSGLKRHHCQSRGQDDSAKAGDGYHRDGGGDKCFMCDLCGRSYRHSGSLLNHKKTHSENLHHCTLCLQTFPDPIALHVHSQMKRHCCPDCGKTFCLVSHLQSHMEVHSKERTLVCSPCHQSFPNPASYQQHQDLHHRAQGHYQQHSMQLKDNLGWGSELDQPVGIQGMPKLIPAFAHMHGGMPDPQDQQESNEAHCTGVKSHVCEHCGRTYRHAGSLLNHKNSHKTGSFFCSVCQKEFTNLMALKNHRRIHTEPKRYQCLECGKAFRVSTQLICHRRMHTKEKPFSCLLCDKSFSSKSNLRHHQKMHQSGAQVYESSFSMDANSFMDLDMGSFL; this is encoded by the exons ATGGCTATGCAGGAGCCTGGCAGGACCAAAGGCTTCCCTTGCAAACACTGTGGCACAGTGTGCTCCAACATGCCAAGCCTTCTGGAACACATGGATAGTCACTCCCAGCAAGAGGAAGATCGCAAGTTCAAGTGCGATGAATGTGGGCGGGGTTACAGGCATGCAGGTAGCCTCGCTAACCATAAGAAAACACACGAGTTGGGTTCTTTTCAATGTCCAGTATGTGCTAGGAAGCTCTCAAACCCTCTGGCCCTGAAGAGCCATCTGCGCATCCACACATCTCAGAAGAAGCACTCCTGCATGGATTGCGGGAAGGCCTTTAGGTTAGCTACTCAGCTGGCCACCCATCAAAAGGTCCATCTATCCAGGCAGTCAAAGAGGAGAGCCGGTAGGAGGGCAGCTGCAGAATATTCTCCCATTGAGAATCGAGATGAAATTGAGGATAATGAAGACCTTCATGAGCAGTTGGTCTTTGTGGCTGACCAGCAAGACACAAGGATGGATATTATATCTGATAATGGCCTTAGTCAGGGGGGGGCAGAGATTATCCCCATCTCAGCAAATTACAGTGAAAACCTAGGCTCTGATGAAGCAGGGGATCGACCTTTCAAATGTGATCAGTGTGAAAAGTCATATAGACACCATGGAAGCCTGATCAATCATAAAAAGTCTCACCAAGTAGGGATGTTTGAGTGCCCTATCTGTTTCAAACAGTTCAATAATCTTGCTGCCCTCCATAGTCACCAGAGAACCCATAAGTCCAGAAGTGGGCCAGATACCCATTCCACGGAAGTCACTTACACAGGCACAGCACAAGAGCAGTTTTCACCCTCAAACAGGGAGGCTGCTGTACATTTCTGCCACCTGTGTCAAGTGATGTTTCCTAATGATGATGAGTTCCAGGAACACATCCAAATGCATAATTCTTCCTCTATGTCATTTGGGCACATTCAAAGTTCATCTGAGGGTTATCATGGCACTTATGACCATAGTGTCACTCATTCTCCTGACTCAAACTTTCATTCACCCCCTCTAAACAATACTCCATCGATGGATAATCAGGGGGAGCAGATCAACGATGTTCAAATATACTCTGACCACTCCAGTAACGAATCCATCTTGAACACTCAGCAAGAGCCCTCAATCTTAGATTCTGAGATTTCTGCTGACGATCTAGGGAAGGCAGAACAGTCCTCAGTTACAGAAAATGTTGAGCGGCGCTTCAAGTGCCAGGTCTGTGGCAAAAGCTACCGGCACGCAGGGAGCCTCATCAACCACAAGCGGTCTCATCAGACGGGCATTTATCAGTGTTCCATCTGCCGCAAGACTTACCCACACATGGCTGCCCTCCGCAGCCACATCCGCATCCACAGGGCCCATCCGTCCTCCTTCAACCTCAGCTCTGAAGGAGACTGGCTGTCTACCGAGCCCCTGACACTGGAGAACCAGCAGGCCTGCTTTTCCTCTCAGGATGGTGATGCTAGCAGTATGATGGCGCTCGCTCAGGAGACCAAGGGTGAACACGACAATGGAGGATTATTCCACGAGCAGTTTGACTCCACCTTTCCCCAGGAAAGAACAGTGCACCTACCTCACGACGAACACCTGATGGAGAGGCACATGTGCGCCGACTGTGGCGAAACATTTGTAGACATCGCAGGGATCAAGTCGCACATATGCCCCCAGCTACAACAGCAGCAGGAGGCCATGTCAAATGATTGCGACAGTAACCTAACCTTCCAGGACACAAATGGCCAATGCTCCATGGGAAATCCAGGGGATGGTGTAACATTCCAGGGACTGAATGGCAGCCCTGGGCATAGGTACTTTGGTGAACACAACTTCCAGGAAGTCATGAATGGGGAGCAGTTAAACGGTGGTGATGGCGAGgaggatgatgaagatgatgacggTGAGCTCTATCAGTGCTCAGTGTGTGGGAACCGCTACACAAGCATGAGGGCTCTGAGGAGTCATCTTCGTGGCCACACTCAATCCCATGACACTCCTACAAGCTCCGGCCCCTCCTCCATGTCCTCCCTCGAGGCTGAAAAAGAGGAGGACcctggagagagacagcaggtGGATGGGGGTCTGATGATCTGCAGTACTTGCGGAGAGAGTTTTGCCAAGAAGCAGGACATGCTTGCCCATCAGCTCTCGCACCATAAAGCACAGGCAGATGACGCTAAACACGTACATATGGACAATAGTAATGGAGCTAGGCACAAAGAGGAAGTTGACAGCATCATCTGTGGAAATTGTGGTACATTTTGCACCAGTTACCATCATCTTGAGACACATCAATGTACAGCAAATGGGCAAAGTGAATCTAGTAATGAGAGAACTGAAATGGGCAACTCTGTCAATCGTAAAGAATTAGGACCCATGAAAGAGGATTTAGACAATGGTGATCGCCAGTACAAGTGTGATCAGTGTGGAAGAGCATACAGACATGCTGGCTCCCTTCTCAACCATAAAAAGTCCCACAAAACGGGAGTATTCCGCTGCATGGTTTGCCAGAAGCGCTTCTACAATCTACTGGCCCTTAAGAACCATCAAAGGACCCACTTTGATGTTAAGAG GCATACTTGCAATGAATGTGGGAAGGCATTCAAGATACAGAAGCAGCTATTGAACCACCTAAGAATTCACAAGGAGAACAAGGCCAAAATACAGGAGCTCAACAATCAGATTCAGGCCCTCATGCAGATGAATGGGAACGGGTCAGAGGGAGGAATGCACTCGTTAAATGCACCTGCCAACCAAGCCGCCACCACCACCCGCAGAAAGCGTAGACCAACCGTCAACCTAAAGAAACCCAGTGTGGGGGAAGGGGCTCTTACAGCGTCTCAGACTGAGGTCAAATCAGAGGCGGCAGGCGACCCTCGCCCCTACTCCTGTGACCAATGTGGGCGAACGTATCGGCACGCAGGAAGTCTGGTCAACCACAAGAACTCTCACAAGACGGGTgaatactactgttctgtttgtAACAACACCTACTCCAACCAACTGGCTATGAAGAACCACCTGCGCATCCACTTCTCAGTCAAAAAACACAGTTGCCAACACTGTGGTAAGGCCTTTAGGGGAAAGAAGCAGTTGTCTAACCATATTTGCGCACACCTCCGAAAGGATATGCCTGGGGGGGTCAGGGGAAGTGGTCGCAGACGCGCTAGAAACATTAAATGTAAGCAGTGTAGACTGACATTTGTATCGGCAGACCAGCTCACAGCCCATACCTGTGGGTCACTGGCAAACTCATCAGAGGGCAGTGATGGACAAACTAGCATGTCCTTGAAAAAAGAGGAGCGACCATTCACCTGCAACATCTGCAATCGCAGCTACCGCCACGCAGGCAGTCTCCTGAATCATAAAAACACCCATAAGTCCGGCCACTTCAGCTGCACGTTCTGCTCTAAGCCCTTCTCTAACCCCATGGCGTTACGCAACCACACACGAATTCACACACAGAAGAAGAAGCATGTCTGCCTGACCTGCGGGAAGGCGTTTCGGCTGgccagtattctccataaccaccagaAAGTCCACACCAGGGTGGCCAGCCACTTCAGCTGCCCAGACTGTGGCAAGAGCTTCCAGGGCAAGTCTGGGCTGAAGAGGCACCACTGCCAGAGCAGGGGTCAGGATGACTCGGCTAAAGCCGGTGACGGCTATCACAGAGATGGTGGTGGAGACAAGTGCTTCAT GTGTGACCTGTGTGGACGCTCATACCGCCACTCTGGCTCCCTGCTCAACCATAAAAAGACGCACTCCGAAAACCTCCACCACTGTACCTTGTGCCTCCAGACTTTCCCCGACCCCATCGCCCTCCATGTCCACTCCCAGATGAAGCGCCACTGCTGCCCAGACTGTGGCAagaccttctgtctcgtctcccACCTGCAGAGCCACATGGAGGTGCACTCCAAGGAACGCACCCTGGTCTGCAGTCCCTGCCATCAGAGCTTCCCCAACCCGGCCAGCTACCAGCAACACCAGGACCTGCACCACCGGGCCCAGGGGCATTACCAACAACACAGCATGCAATTAAAGGACAACCTAGGCTGGGGCTCGGAACTGGACCAACCCGTGGGGATCCAGGGCATGCCCAAGCTGATACCGGCGTTTGCCCACATGCACGGGGGCATGCCCGACCCTCAGGACCAGCAGGAGAGCAACGAGGCTCACTGCACAGGGGTGAAGAGCCACGTGTGCGAGCACTGCGGCCGCACCTACCGCCACGCCGGCTCCCTCCTCAATCACAAGAACAGCCACAAAACGGGCTCCTTCTTCTGCTCCGTGTGCCAGAAGGAGTTCACTAACCTGATGGCCCTGAAGAACCACAGGCGCATCCACACAGAGCCCAAGCGCTACCAGTGCCTGGAGTGCGGCAAGGCCTTCCGCGTGTCCACCCAGCTCATCTGCCACCGGAGGATGCACACCAAAGAGAAGCCTTTCTCCTGCCTGCTGTGCGACAAGAGCTTCTCCAGCAAGTCAAATCTGCGCCACCACCAAAAGATGCACCAGAGCGGTGCCCAGGTTTATGAGTCCTCCTTCAGCATGGATGCTAACAGTTTCATGGACTTGGACATGGGCTCTTTTCTCTGA